The following are from one region of the Thermodesulfobacteriota bacterium genome:
- a CDS encoding TIGR04283 family arsenosugar biosynthesis glycosyltransferase, which translates to MKISVVIPALNEAENVREAIASARAEGGEGGGGEVEVIVVDGGSSDETSALAEAAGVRVVRSSAGRGVQMDAGAEAASGDLLLFLHADTKLPEGWYGAIRNCMEDEGVAGGGFTLAIDAPGPGLRLVERGARLRYKLFGLIYGDQAIFVRRELFLKVGGFRGLPLMEDVDLVRRLAAAGRVVCLPERITTSARRWIEPGVAVNTFKNWSFVALYYLGVSPTRLYGWYYGRDAARAARLKNF; encoded by the coding sequence ATGAAGATATCGGTCGTAATACCGGCGTTGAACGAGGCGGAGAACGTAAGGGAGGCCATAGCGTCCGCAAGGGCGGAGGGGGGGGAGGGGGGAGGGGGGGAAGTCGAGGTAATAGTCGTTGACGGAGGGAGTTCGGACGAGACCTCGGCCCTGGCCGAGGCCGCGGGCGTCAGGGTGGTAAGAAGCTCCGCCGGAAGAGGGGTTCAGATGGACGCCGGGGCAGAGGCGGCCTCCGGAGATCTGCTACTCTTTCTCCACGCGGATACGAAGCTCCCCGAGGGATGGTACGGCGCTATAAGAAACTGCATGGAGGATGAAGGGGTGGCGGGAGGAGGTTTCACACTCGCCATAGACGCTCCCGGTCCCGGGCTTCGCTTGGTCGAACGGGGGGCGAGACTTCGCTATAAGCTCTTCGGCCTCATATACGGAGACCAGGCCATATTCGTAAGGCGCGAGCTCTTTTTAAAGGTCGGCGGTTTCAGGGGGTTGCCGCTCATGGAGGACGTGGACCTCGTGAGGCGGCTCGCCGCGGCCGGCAGGGTCGTTTGCCTGCCGGAGCGCATTACCACCTCGGCCAGGCGCTGGATAGAACCCGGGGTGGCCGTAAATACGTTTAAGAACTGGTCGTTTGTCGCGCTGTACTACCTCGGCGTTTCCCCCACGAGGCTCTACGGCTGGTACTACGGCCGGGACGCGGCACGGGCGGCGCGGCTGAAAAATTTCTAA
- a CDS encoding class II fructose-bisphosphate aldolase gives MGFESTGEMYDSLKGAVKEGGEVIDEAALRGEAIDAMVRGAVFGGEEVSGEARSLIKAAAGSLGIFPASIQGLYEAMGSGEVSGFTVPAINIRGLTYDTARAVFRAAMSNDSGAFIFEIAKSEIGYTGQSPAEYSAAILAAAVKEGFRGPVFIQGDHFQINAKNSAEDGDKEVGAIKALVKEAIEADFLNIDIDASTVVDLSKPTVKDQQEPNFTITAALTAFIRENEPDGVTVSVGGEIGEVGGKNSTEDELRAFMDGFLDTLDKKLKGISKISIQTGTSHGGVVMPDGSIAKVSVDFDIIEKLSKVSREAYGLAGVVQHGASTLPDDAFHLFVEKSAAEVHLATGFQNMVYDSPAFPVELRDEVYNYLKDNFPDEMKEGQTEEQFIYKTRKKGFGPFKEKFWNLDAARKDIISGELEERFDQLFKKLNCGNTVGHVRKWVG, from the coding sequence ATGGGCTTTGAATCGACAGGTGAGATGTACGACTCTTTGAAGGGGGCGGTAAAGGAGGGCGGCGAGGTCATCGACGAGGCGGCGCTTCGCGGCGAGGCAATAGACGCCATGGTCCGCGGTGCCGTCTTCGGAGGGGAAGAGGTAAGCGGTGAGGCCCGCAGCCTCATAAAGGCCGCGGCGGGCTCGCTCGGTATATTCCCGGCGTCCATACAGGGCCTGTACGAGGCCATGGGCAGCGGTGAGGTCTCGGGCTTCACCGTACCCGCCATAAACATAAGGGGGCTTACCTACGACACGGCGAGGGCGGTCTTCAGGGCCGCTATGTCAAACGACTCGGGTGCCTTCATATTCGAGATAGCCAAGAGCGAGATAGGCTATACCGGACAGAGCCCCGCCGAGTACTCCGCCGCCATCCTGGCCGCCGCCGTAAAGGAGGGTTTCAGGGGGCCCGTTTTCATCCAGGGCGACCACTTCCAGATAAACGCGAAGAACTCCGCCGAGGACGGGGATAAGGAGGTCGGGGCGATAAAGGCGCTCGTAAAGGAGGCCATAGAGGCGGACTTCCTTAATATCGACATCGACGCCTCCACCGTTGTGGACCTCTCGAAACCCACGGTCAAAGACCAGCAGGAGCCTAACTTCACCATAACCGCGGCGCTTACCGCCTTCATAAGGGAGAACGAACCGGACGGCGTAACCGTCTCGGTAGGCGGGGAGATAGGCGAGGTCGGCGGGAAGAACTCCACCGAAGATGAGCTCCGGGCCTTCATGGACGGCTTCCTCGATACGCTCGACAAGAAGCTCAAGGGCATAAGCAAGATAAGCATACAGACCGGCACCTCGCACGGCGGGGTCGTCATGCCGGACGGCTCCATAGCAAAGGTAAGCGTGGACTTCGACATCATCGAGAAGCTCTCGAAGGTCTCAAGAGAGGCCTACGGGCTCGCGGGCGTGGTCCAGCACGGGGCCTCCACCCTCCCCGACGACGCCTTTCACCTGTTCGTCGAAAAGAGCGCGGCAGAGGTGCACCTGGCCACGGGCTTCCAGAACATGGTCTACGACAGCCCGGCCTTCCCCGTGGAGCTAAGGGACGAGGTCTACAACTACCTTAAGGACAACTTCCCCGACGAGATGAAGGAGGGCCAGACAGAGGAGCAGTTCATCTACAAGACGCGTAAAAAAGGTTTCGGACCCTTCAAGGAGAAGTTCTGGAACCTTGACGCCGCCCGGAAAGACATCATAAGCGGGGAGCTGGAGGAGAGGTTCGACCAGCTCTTCAAGAAGCTCAACTGCGGCAACACCGTCGGGCATGTGCGTAAGTGGGTCGGCTG